A window of the Odocoileus virginianus isolate 20LAN1187 ecotype Illinois chromosome 20, Ovbor_1.2, whole genome shotgun sequence genome harbors these coding sequences:
- the LOC110140937 gene encoding tigger transposable element-derived protein 1-like isoform X4, translating to MTCLETFLACEPPRALVQAPPEDQQPGDLAELAKPFSDGAQYLYFKPRMSGSKRKSSGDVAGTAKKRHAITMETKVKIIERVERGEKMTDVARSFNLNRSTIGTIIKNKDKILEHVKSAVSMMSTIISKRRGKAMEEMEKLLSVWLQDQHQRRAPLNIMLIQEKAKSLYEDLKKKYGEESDGPSFNASCGWFYRFKARANLLNVKVSDEAMSADMAAAREFPDILREIIDEGAYLPEQVFNVDETGLYWKRMPDRSYISKEEKLMPGYKAAKDRLTLLFGGNASGDMKLKPLLVYHSENPKALRNIAKGSLPVVWKSNPKAWVTQAIFQDWFFHHFIPEVEIYCLEKDIPFNILLLLDSAPGHPPFMDDFHPNIKVVRLPPDTTPLIQPMDQGVISTFKKYYLRHTFRQAVKASDESGTTLRQFWKDYNIYKAIKNIDFAWREVTAGTMNGVWKNLCPQFVHDFRELEKVDEESREVFSNLVTLSEKLELDLQEDDFIELLAVQHEELTNEDLMELEAQRKDEERQEEEERSEELKRFTMQDMARGFSLFEEALFIFEAQDPNVERYTKVEAAVQDAIQCYRVIYDEKKRATAQTSLDRLLKREMELNPARSQNLCLDVRPE from the exons ATGACCTGTTTGGAGACTTTCCTAGCCTGTGAGCCTCCCAGAG CCCTGGTCCAGGCCCCTCCTGAGGACCAACAGCCTGGAGACCTTGCAGAGCTGGCCAAACCCTTCTCGGATGGAGCTCAG tatctttatttcaagcccaggatgtctggaagcaagcGTAAGAGCAGCGGTGACGtagctggtactgctaagaagCGCCACGCAATAACGATGGAAACGAAAGTGAAGATAATTGAGAGAGTGGAGCGAGGTGAAAAGATGACAGACGTTGCTCGTTCGTTTAACTTGAACCGTTCAACTATCGGCACGATCATCAAGAACAAGGACAAGATCCTGGAACATGTGAAGTCTGCTGTGTCGATGATGTCGACGATCATATCCAAGCGGCGTGGGAAAGCgatggaggagatggagaaacttCTCAGCGTGTGGTTGCAGGACCAGCATCAGCGTCGAGCCCCACTCAACATAATGCTGATTCAAGAGAAAGCTAAAAGCCTGTATGAAGACCTGAAGAAGAAATATGGTGAAGAATCAGATGGCCCGTCTTTTAATGCCAGCTGTGGCTGGTTTTATCGGTTCAAGGCCAGAGCCAATCTTCTCAACGTAAAAGTAAGTGACGAGGCAATGAGTGCAGATATGGCTGCTGCCCGGGAATTTCCTGACATCCTTCGAGAAATTATTGATGAAGGGGCGTATTTACCAGAGCAGGTTTTTAATGTGGATGAGACAGGACTGTACTGGAAGAGGATGCCAGACCGAAGTTATATCAGTAAGGAGGAAAAGTTGATGCCAGGTTATAAAGCAGCAAAGGACAGGTTGACTCTGCTGTTTGGTGGCAACGCTTCTGGCGATATGAAGCTGAAGCCTCTCTTGGTTTACCATTCAGAGAACCCAAAAGCCCTTAGAAATATAGCCAAGGGCTCTCTTCCTGTTGTGTGGAAGAGTAACCCCAAAGCTTGGGTTACACAGGCCATTTTCCAGGATTGGTTTTTCCACCACTTTATCCCGGAGGTAGAGATATACTGCTTGGAGAAGGACATCCCGTTTAACATTCTTTTGTTGCTTGACAGTGCTCCAGGCCACCCCCCGTTCATGGACGATTTTCATCCCAACATCAAAGTAGTGCGTCTTCCACCGGATACTACGCCCCTTATCCAACCCATGGACCAGGGAGTTATATCGActttcaagaaatattatttaCGTCACACTTTTCGTCAGGCAGTGAAGGCGAGTGATGAGTCAGGAACAACCTTGCGACAATTTTGGAAGGACTATAACATCTACAAGGCCATAAAAAACATTGACTTTGCTTGGCGTGAGGTTACAGCCGGCACCATGAATGGCGTATGGAAGAACCTTTGCCCGCAGTTTGTTCATGATTTTCGTGAATTGGAGAAGGTGGATGAGGAGTCCAGAGAGGTCTTCAGCAACTTAGTGACCCTCAGTGAGAAGCTGGAGCTGGATCTGCAGGAGGATGACTTCAttgaactccttgctgtgcaaCACGAGGAGCTCACTAATGAAGACCTGATGGaactggaggcccagagaaaggacgaagagagacaggaggaggaagaacGAAGTGAAGAGCTGAAGAGATTCACGATGCAGGACATGGCCAGGGGGTTCTCTCTGTTTGAGGAGGCACTGTTCATTTTCGAGGCCCAGGACCCGAATGTAGAACGGTACACGAAGGTTGAGGCAGCTGTTCAGGACGCAATCCAGTGCTACCGTGTCATCTAcgatgagaaaaaaagagccaCTGCCCAGACATCCCTGGATCGGCTTTTAAAGAGGGAGAtggaattgaatccagcaaggagcCAGAACCTGTGCCTTGACGTCAGGCCTGAGTGA
- the LOC110140937 gene encoding tigger transposable element-derived protein 1-like isoform X1, which produces MAADPAPFGQEELVIIKVEEDEDIPWDPEPFSKPQPHTPLPALGWDPRLCFRSFRYEEAAGPREALAQLRELCRLWLRPEVHSKEQMLELLVLEQFLGVLPPDTRVWVESQCPESGEEAVALVEDLAQMFQETALVQAPPEDQQPGDLAELAKPFSDGAQYLYFKPRMSGSKRKSSGDVAGTAKKRHAITMETKVKIIERVERGEKMTDVARSFNLNRSTIGTIIKNKDKILEHVKSAVSMMSTIISKRRGKAMEEMEKLLSVWLQDQHQRRAPLNIMLIQEKAKSLYEDLKKKYGEESDGPSFNASCGWFYRFKARANLLNVKVSDEAMSADMAAAREFPDILREIIDEGAYLPEQVFNVDETGLYWKRMPDRSYISKEEKLMPGYKAAKDRLTLLFGGNASGDMKLKPLLVYHSENPKALRNIAKGSLPVVWKSNPKAWVTQAIFQDWFFHHFIPEVEIYCLEKDIPFNILLLLDSAPGHPPFMDDFHPNIKVVRLPPDTTPLIQPMDQGVISTFKKYYLRHTFRQAVKASDESGTTLRQFWKDYNIYKAIKNIDFAWREVTAGTMNGVWKNLCPQFVHDFRELEKVDEESREVFSNLVTLSEKLELDLQEDDFIELLAVQHEELTNEDLMELEAQRKDEERQEEEERSEELKRFTMQDMARGFSLFEEALFIFEAQDPNVERYTKVEAAVQDAIQCYRVIYDEKKRATAQTSLDRLLKREMELNPARSQNLCLDVRPE; this is translated from the exons ATGGCAGCTGACCCGGCACCCTTCGGTCAGGAGGAGCTCGTGATCATCAAGGTGGAGGAGGACGAGGACATCCCCTGGGATCCGGAACCGTTCTCCAAGCCTCAGCCCCACACCCCACTGCCTGCTCTCGGTTGGGACCCCCGGCTGTGCTTCCGCAGCTTCCGCTATGAAGAGGCCGCGGGGCCCCGCGAGGCGCTGGCCCAGCTCCGGGAGCTCTGCCGCCTGTGGCTGCGGCCTGAGGTGCACTCCAAGGAGCAGATGCTGGAGCTGCTGGTGCTGGAGCAGTTCCTGGGCGTTCTGCCCCCCGACACCCGGGTCTGGGTGGAGTCCCAGTGCCCTGAGAGTGGCGAGGAGGCTGTGGCGCTCGTGGAGGACCTCGCCCAGATGTTTCAGGAGACTG CCCTGGTCCAGGCCCCTCCTGAGGACCAACAGCCTGGAGACCTTGCAGAGCTGGCCAAACCCTTCTCGGATGGAGCTCAG tatctttatttcaagcccaggatgtctggaagcaagcGTAAGAGCAGCGGTGACGtagctggtactgctaagaagCGCCACGCAATAACGATGGAAACGAAAGTGAAGATAATTGAGAGAGTGGAGCGAGGTGAAAAGATGACAGACGTTGCTCGTTCGTTTAACTTGAACCGTTCAACTATCGGCACGATCATCAAGAACAAGGACAAGATCCTGGAACATGTGAAGTCTGCTGTGTCGATGATGTCGACGATCATATCCAAGCGGCGTGGGAAAGCgatggaggagatggagaaacttCTCAGCGTGTGGTTGCAGGACCAGCATCAGCGTCGAGCCCCACTCAACATAATGCTGATTCAAGAGAAAGCTAAAAGCCTGTATGAAGACCTGAAGAAGAAATATGGTGAAGAATCAGATGGCCCGTCTTTTAATGCCAGCTGTGGCTGGTTTTATCGGTTCAAGGCCAGAGCCAATCTTCTCAACGTAAAAGTAAGTGACGAGGCAATGAGTGCAGATATGGCTGCTGCCCGGGAATTTCCTGACATCCTTCGAGAAATTATTGATGAAGGGGCGTATTTACCAGAGCAGGTTTTTAATGTGGATGAGACAGGACTGTACTGGAAGAGGATGCCAGACCGAAGTTATATCAGTAAGGAGGAAAAGTTGATGCCAGGTTATAAAGCAGCAAAGGACAGGTTGACTCTGCTGTTTGGTGGCAACGCTTCTGGCGATATGAAGCTGAAGCCTCTCTTGGTTTACCATTCAGAGAACCCAAAAGCCCTTAGAAATATAGCCAAGGGCTCTCTTCCTGTTGTGTGGAAGAGTAACCCCAAAGCTTGGGTTACACAGGCCATTTTCCAGGATTGGTTTTTCCACCACTTTATCCCGGAGGTAGAGATATACTGCTTGGAGAAGGACATCCCGTTTAACATTCTTTTGTTGCTTGACAGTGCTCCAGGCCACCCCCCGTTCATGGACGATTTTCATCCCAACATCAAAGTAGTGCGTCTTCCACCGGATACTACGCCCCTTATCCAACCCATGGACCAGGGAGTTATATCGActttcaagaaatattatttaCGTCACACTTTTCGTCAGGCAGTGAAGGCGAGTGATGAGTCAGGAACAACCTTGCGACAATTTTGGAAGGACTATAACATCTACAAGGCCATAAAAAACATTGACTTTGCTTGGCGTGAGGTTACAGCCGGCACCATGAATGGCGTATGGAAGAACCTTTGCCCGCAGTTTGTTCATGATTTTCGTGAATTGGAGAAGGTGGATGAGGAGTCCAGAGAGGTCTTCAGCAACTTAGTGACCCTCAGTGAGAAGCTGGAGCTGGATCTGCAGGAGGATGACTTCAttgaactccttgctgtgcaaCACGAGGAGCTCACTAATGAAGACCTGATGGaactggaggcccagagaaaggacgaagagagacaggaggaggaagaacGAAGTGAAGAGCTGAAGAGATTCACGATGCAGGACATGGCCAGGGGGTTCTCTCTGTTTGAGGAGGCACTGTTCATTTTCGAGGCCCAGGACCCGAATGTAGAACGGTACACGAAGGTTGAGGCAGCTGTTCAGGACGCAATCCAGTGCTACCGTGTCATCTAcgatgagaaaaaaagagccaCTGCCCAGACATCCCTGGATCGGCTTTTAAAGAGGGAGAtggaattgaatccagcaaggagcCAGAACCTGTGCCTTGACGTCAGGCCTGAGTGA
- the LOC110140937 gene encoding tigger transposable element-derived protein 1-like isoform X2, producing the protein MAADPAPFGQEELVIIKVEEDEDIPWDPEPFSKPQPHTPLPALGWDPRLCFRSFRYEEAAGPREALAQLRELCRLWLRPEVHSKEQMLELLVLEQFLGVLPPDTRVWVESQCPESGEEAVALVEDLAQMFQETALVQAPPEDQQPGDLAELAKPFSDGAQPRMSGSKRKSSGDVAGTAKKRHAITMETKVKIIERVERGEKMTDVARSFNLNRSTIGTIIKNKDKILEHVKSAVSMMSTIISKRRGKAMEEMEKLLSVWLQDQHQRRAPLNIMLIQEKAKSLYEDLKKKYGEESDGPSFNASCGWFYRFKARANLLNVKVSDEAMSADMAAAREFPDILREIIDEGAYLPEQVFNVDETGLYWKRMPDRSYISKEEKLMPGYKAAKDRLTLLFGGNASGDMKLKPLLVYHSENPKALRNIAKGSLPVVWKSNPKAWVTQAIFQDWFFHHFIPEVEIYCLEKDIPFNILLLLDSAPGHPPFMDDFHPNIKVVRLPPDTTPLIQPMDQGVISTFKKYYLRHTFRQAVKASDESGTTLRQFWKDYNIYKAIKNIDFAWREVTAGTMNGVWKNLCPQFVHDFRELEKVDEESREVFSNLVTLSEKLELDLQEDDFIELLAVQHEELTNEDLMELEAQRKDEERQEEEERSEELKRFTMQDMARGFSLFEEALFIFEAQDPNVERYTKVEAAVQDAIQCYRVIYDEKKRATAQTSLDRLLKREMELNPARSQNLCLDVRPE; encoded by the exons ATGGCAGCTGACCCGGCACCCTTCGGTCAGGAGGAGCTCGTGATCATCAAGGTGGAGGAGGACGAGGACATCCCCTGGGATCCGGAACCGTTCTCCAAGCCTCAGCCCCACACCCCACTGCCTGCTCTCGGTTGGGACCCCCGGCTGTGCTTCCGCAGCTTCCGCTATGAAGAGGCCGCGGGGCCCCGCGAGGCGCTGGCCCAGCTCCGGGAGCTCTGCCGCCTGTGGCTGCGGCCTGAGGTGCACTCCAAGGAGCAGATGCTGGAGCTGCTGGTGCTGGAGCAGTTCCTGGGCGTTCTGCCCCCCGACACCCGGGTCTGGGTGGAGTCCCAGTGCCCTGAGAGTGGCGAGGAGGCTGTGGCGCTCGTGGAGGACCTCGCCCAGATGTTTCAGGAGACTG CCCTGGTCCAGGCCCCTCCTGAGGACCAACAGCCTGGAGACCTTGCAGAGCTGGCCAAACCCTTCTCGGATGGAGCTCAG cccaggatgtctggaagcaagcGTAAGAGCAGCGGTGACGtagctggtactgctaagaagCGCCACGCAATAACGATGGAAACGAAAGTGAAGATAATTGAGAGAGTGGAGCGAGGTGAAAAGATGACAGACGTTGCTCGTTCGTTTAACTTGAACCGTTCAACTATCGGCACGATCATCAAGAACAAGGACAAGATCCTGGAACATGTGAAGTCTGCTGTGTCGATGATGTCGACGATCATATCCAAGCGGCGTGGGAAAGCgatggaggagatggagaaacttCTCAGCGTGTGGTTGCAGGACCAGCATCAGCGTCGAGCCCCACTCAACATAATGCTGATTCAAGAGAAAGCTAAAAGCCTGTATGAAGACCTGAAGAAGAAATATGGTGAAGAATCAGATGGCCCGTCTTTTAATGCCAGCTGTGGCTGGTTTTATCGGTTCAAGGCCAGAGCCAATCTTCTCAACGTAAAAGTAAGTGACGAGGCAATGAGTGCAGATATGGCTGCTGCCCGGGAATTTCCTGACATCCTTCGAGAAATTATTGATGAAGGGGCGTATTTACCAGAGCAGGTTTTTAATGTGGATGAGACAGGACTGTACTGGAAGAGGATGCCAGACCGAAGTTATATCAGTAAGGAGGAAAAGTTGATGCCAGGTTATAAAGCAGCAAAGGACAGGTTGACTCTGCTGTTTGGTGGCAACGCTTCTGGCGATATGAAGCTGAAGCCTCTCTTGGTTTACCATTCAGAGAACCCAAAAGCCCTTAGAAATATAGCCAAGGGCTCTCTTCCTGTTGTGTGGAAGAGTAACCCCAAAGCTTGGGTTACACAGGCCATTTTCCAGGATTGGTTTTTCCACCACTTTATCCCGGAGGTAGAGATATACTGCTTGGAGAAGGACATCCCGTTTAACATTCTTTTGTTGCTTGACAGTGCTCCAGGCCACCCCCCGTTCATGGACGATTTTCATCCCAACATCAAAGTAGTGCGTCTTCCACCGGATACTACGCCCCTTATCCAACCCATGGACCAGGGAGTTATATCGActttcaagaaatattatttaCGTCACACTTTTCGTCAGGCAGTGAAGGCGAGTGATGAGTCAGGAACAACCTTGCGACAATTTTGGAAGGACTATAACATCTACAAGGCCATAAAAAACATTGACTTTGCTTGGCGTGAGGTTACAGCCGGCACCATGAATGGCGTATGGAAGAACCTTTGCCCGCAGTTTGTTCATGATTTTCGTGAATTGGAGAAGGTGGATGAGGAGTCCAGAGAGGTCTTCAGCAACTTAGTGACCCTCAGTGAGAAGCTGGAGCTGGATCTGCAGGAGGATGACTTCAttgaactccttgctgtgcaaCACGAGGAGCTCACTAATGAAGACCTGATGGaactggaggcccagagaaaggacgaagagagacaggaggaggaagaacGAAGTGAAGAGCTGAAGAGATTCACGATGCAGGACATGGCCAGGGGGTTCTCTCTGTTTGAGGAGGCACTGTTCATTTTCGAGGCCCAGGACCCGAATGTAGAACGGTACACGAAGGTTGAGGCAGCTGTTCAGGACGCAATCCAGTGCTACCGTGTCATCTAcgatgagaaaaaaagagccaCTGCCCAGACATCCCTGGATCGGCTTTTAAAGAGGGAGAtggaattgaatccagcaaggagcCAGAACCTGTGCCTTGACGTCAGGCCTGAGTGA
- the LOC110140937 gene encoding tigger transposable element-derived protein 1-like isoform X3, translating into MKRPRGPARRWPSSGSSAACGCGLRCTPRSRCWSCWCWSSSWAFCPPTPGSGWSPSALRVARRLWRSWRTSPRCFRRLPWSRPLLRTNSLETLQSWPNPSRMELRMSGSKRKSSGDVAGTAKKRHAITMETKVKIIERVERGEKMTDVARSFNLNRSTIGTIIKNKDKILEHVKSAVSMMSTIISKRRGKAMEEMEKLLSVWLQDQHQRRAPLNIMLIQEKAKSLYEDLKKKYGEESDGPSFNASCGWFYRFKARANLLNVKVSDEAMSADMAAAREFPDILREIIDEGAYLPEQVFNVDETGLYWKRMPDRSYISKEEKLMPGYKAAKDRLTLLFGGNASGDMKLKPLLVYHSENPKALRNIAKGSLPVVWKSNPKAWVTQAIFQDWFFHHFIPEVEIYCLEKDIPFNILLLLDSAPGHPPFMDDFHPNIKVVRLPPDTTPLIQPMDQGVISTFKKYYLRHTFRQAVKASDESGTTLRQFWKDYNIYKAIKNIDFAWREVTAGTMNGVWKNLCPQFVHDFRELEKVDEESREVFSNLVTLSEKLELDLQEDDFIELLAVQHEELTNEDLMELEAQRKDEERQEEEERSEELKRFTMQDMARGFSLFEEALFIFEAQDPNVERYTKVEAAVQDAIQCYRVIYDEKKRATAQTSLDRLLKREMELNPARSQNLCLDVRPE; encoded by the exons ATGAAGAGGCCGCGGGGCCCCGCGAGGCGCTGGCCCAGCTCCGGGAGCTCTGCCGCCTGTGGCTGCGGCCTGAGGTGCACTCCAAGGAGCAGATGCTGGAGCTGCTGGTGCTGGAGCAGTTCCTGGGCGTTCTGCCCCCCGACACCCGGGTCTGGGTGGAGTCCCAGTGCCCTGAGAGTGGCGAGGAGGCTGTGGCGCTCGTGGAGGACCTCGCCCAGATGTTTCAGGAGACTG CCCTGGTCCAGGCCCCTCCTGAGGACCAACAGCCTGGAGACCTTGCAGAGCTGGCCAAACCCTTCTCGGATGGAGCTCAG gatgtctggaagcaagcGTAAGAGCAGCGGTGACGtagctggtactgctaagaagCGCCACGCAATAACGATGGAAACGAAAGTGAAGATAATTGAGAGAGTGGAGCGAGGTGAAAAGATGACAGACGTTGCTCGTTCGTTTAACTTGAACCGTTCAACTATCGGCACGATCATCAAGAACAAGGACAAGATCCTGGAACATGTGAAGTCTGCTGTGTCGATGATGTCGACGATCATATCCAAGCGGCGTGGGAAAGCgatggaggagatggagaaacttCTCAGCGTGTGGTTGCAGGACCAGCATCAGCGTCGAGCCCCACTCAACATAATGCTGATTCAAGAGAAAGCTAAAAGCCTGTATGAAGACCTGAAGAAGAAATATGGTGAAGAATCAGATGGCCCGTCTTTTAATGCCAGCTGTGGCTGGTTTTATCGGTTCAAGGCCAGAGCCAATCTTCTCAACGTAAAAGTAAGTGACGAGGCAATGAGTGCAGATATGGCTGCTGCCCGGGAATTTCCTGACATCCTTCGAGAAATTATTGATGAAGGGGCGTATTTACCAGAGCAGGTTTTTAATGTGGATGAGACAGGACTGTACTGGAAGAGGATGCCAGACCGAAGTTATATCAGTAAGGAGGAAAAGTTGATGCCAGGTTATAAAGCAGCAAAGGACAGGTTGACTCTGCTGTTTGGTGGCAACGCTTCTGGCGATATGAAGCTGAAGCCTCTCTTGGTTTACCATTCAGAGAACCCAAAAGCCCTTAGAAATATAGCCAAGGGCTCTCTTCCTGTTGTGTGGAAGAGTAACCCCAAAGCTTGGGTTACACAGGCCATTTTCCAGGATTGGTTTTTCCACCACTTTATCCCGGAGGTAGAGATATACTGCTTGGAGAAGGACATCCCGTTTAACATTCTTTTGTTGCTTGACAGTGCTCCAGGCCACCCCCCGTTCATGGACGATTTTCATCCCAACATCAAAGTAGTGCGTCTTCCACCGGATACTACGCCCCTTATCCAACCCATGGACCAGGGAGTTATATCGActttcaagaaatattatttaCGTCACACTTTTCGTCAGGCAGTGAAGGCGAGTGATGAGTCAGGAACAACCTTGCGACAATTTTGGAAGGACTATAACATCTACAAGGCCATAAAAAACATTGACTTTGCTTGGCGTGAGGTTACAGCCGGCACCATGAATGGCGTATGGAAGAACCTTTGCCCGCAGTTTGTTCATGATTTTCGTGAATTGGAGAAGGTGGATGAGGAGTCCAGAGAGGTCTTCAGCAACTTAGTGACCCTCAGTGAGAAGCTGGAGCTGGATCTGCAGGAGGATGACTTCAttgaactccttgctgtgcaaCACGAGGAGCTCACTAATGAAGACCTGATGGaactggaggcccagagaaaggacgaagagagacaggaggaggaagaacGAAGTGAAGAGCTGAAGAGATTCACGATGCAGGACATGGCCAGGGGGTTCTCTCTGTTTGAGGAGGCACTGTTCATTTTCGAGGCCCAGGACCCGAATGTAGAACGGTACACGAAGGTTGAGGCAGCTGTTCAGGACGCAATCCAGTGCTACCGTGTCATCTAcgatgagaaaaaaagagccaCTGCCCAGACATCCCTGGATCGGCTTTTAAAGAGGGAGAtggaattgaatccagcaaggagcCAGAACCTGTGCCTTGACGTCAGGCCTGAGTGA